The genomic region GAACAAAAGCCGCAGGCTAGGCCGAGGCGAGCACCTGCGCCGGAGCTGCGGTGACGCCGATCTGGCCGGACGTGCTGGGGCTGGCGCTGCCTTTGGCGAGCCCGATGTCGTAGTTGGCGGTGAGGTCGGCCTGGTACAGCCCGAACGACCGCTCCGACACTGGCCCGGGCTTGAGGTCCTCGTCGTAGAGCGCGAAGAGGTACGTGTCCACCGACCTGCCAGGCGTCCGCGGCGTGCCCACCTGCGACCTGAGGTGCGCCACGAGGTTGCCGTTGTACGCCCTGGCGTTGTCCGGCGTGGCGCCGGCCTCGTCGGCGTCCCCCCTGTACGGCCACCCGGTCTCGGCGATGACGATGTCCACGCCCGCGTACCCCTTGCCGTCCAGCGCCGCGCGGACGGCGTCGAGCTGCGCGTCGAACATGTTCATGTAGGTCAGCCCCGACGCGGCGTCCGCGCGCCCCGGGTTGGGCTGGAACAGGCAGAAGGCCAGCGTCTCGTCCCGCGTGTCCGACGCGTACGCGAAGTACGGGTACGGGTTGATCATGAACGGCGAGCCGTTCTGCCGCAGGAAGTCCAGCACCGGGTCCAGGCTGCCGGCGAGGTCCGGGTGGAACGCGCCGGACGACGGCGGGTCCGACGCCGCCAGCACCGCCATCGAGTGCACCGTGGAGACCTTGGTGGTCGAGCCGGCGGGGAGCGCGGCCAGGAGGTTCTGCATGGCGGGGAGGAGCTGCGGGCCCAGCGTggggtcgccggagttgaggagcTCGTTGCCGACCGAGATGGCGGAGACGGACACCGTGGTGGGGATGTTGGCGGCCGCCCACGACGCCGCGGCGGCCGGGGAGGCGGCGAGGCCCGGGACGTCGGAGTTGGGGACGCCCAGGAGGATGGAGATGTCGGAGCCCGCGAGAGCCGCGACGAGGTCCGGCTGCGGCTCGTAGAGGCGGAGCTTGCCGATGGACGTCGACGTGAGCAGGCTCGCCGTCGACGCCGCGGGCGGCAGGTTGTCGGCGATCGTCCCGTAGTTGACCCCGATGAACGACTGCGACGCTGTAAACATTGAACACGTCCAAGTGGCGAGTTAGAATGCATATTTGATCGTTGGGGAGTATGTCAGAACATGCAAACTTTTGGAATGCAAACGAGCCGGCCGGAGCATATCTGTAATTGTATATGCTCATCAGAATTTTGTATTGTTGGCCACATGCATGCAAATATACCCATGCTACTTCTAGGTAGCGACGGTGCACGCCGTTCGTTGTACTACAGTCTTGGACTGTTTGGACACCATGATCTGTCACCCAGGGTTTAGGTGCTGGACCTTCCTCTGTCCATGCCTTGTTGATTCGCACGCATCCTTCATAAATTTGATACTCCCAGCGCTAGATTCCGTGACCAACCGGTTGGGTTGGGTGAGCGT from Triticum aestivum cultivar Chinese Spring chromosome 4A, IWGSC CS RefSeq v2.1, whole genome shotgun sequence harbors:
- the LOC123085250 gene encoding glucan endo-1,3-beta-glucosidase 7 — protein: MGGRRWQLDDAAVIFRLLLLHGAFLFQLATSQSFIGVNYGTIADNLPPAASTASLLTSTSIGKLRLYEPQPDLVAALAGSDISILLGVPNSDVPGLAASPAAAASWAAANIPTTVSVSAISVGNELLNSGDPTLGPQLLPAMQNLLAALPAGSTTKVSTVHSMAVLAASDPPSSGAFHPDLAGSLDPVLDFLRQNGSPFMINPYPYFAYASDTRDETLAFCLFQPNPGRADAASGLTYMNMFDAQLDAVRAALDGKGYAGVDIVIAETGWPYRGDADEAGATPDNARAYNGNLVAHLRSQVGTPRTPGRSVDTYLFALYDEDLKPGPVSERSFGLYQADLTANYDIGLAKGSASPSTSGQIGVTAAPAQGAPQATRGATPAGYCVTTGSVPGDAQQESSSCYVPGTAAPPRADAGVPLLVLFGVLLGLAMVAESR